TTCATGGCGGAGTACGACGCCCTGGCGGGGGCCGGTCACGCCTGCGGGCACAATATCATCGCCTCTTCAGCCCTGGGCGCGGGGATCGCGTTGGCTCAGGCCCTGTCCGAAGCGAAGGTGGACGGGGAGGTCCTGGTGATCGGAACGCCGGGCGAAGAGGGACAGGGGGGCAAGGTTCATCTCGTGGAGAAGGGAGCTTTTGACGACGTGGACTTCGCGCTGATGATGCACCCTTCAACCCAGAACGTCATCGGAAGAGGCGCGCTGGCGGCTCAGGGAGTGACGGCGAGGTACCGGGGACGGGCCGTTCACTCGGCCTCTCCGGAAAAGGGAATCAACGCGCTGACCTCTCTGATCGCGCTCTTCAACGGCATCGATGCCCTGCGTCAGGTCTGGCCGGACACGGGACGCTGCAACGGCATCGTCACCTCGGGGGGAACGGCCTCGAATATCGTTCCCGAACTGGCGGAAGGGCGCTTCACGGTTCGGGCCGGGACGAAGCTGGAACTGACGGCCATGGTGGAGGGCATTCGCCGGGCGGCCCAGTCGGCAGCGGCCCTTACGGGGGCGGAACTGACCTTCGAAACAGCGCCTCTGTTTGCCGAACGCTACCCAAATATGACCATGGGGGAGCGGTTTAAAGTCCACCTGGAGGAACAGGGAGAGTCCGTGATGTATCCGAACCCGAAAGCGCGAGTGGGCTCTTCCGACGTGGGGAACGTTTCGATGGTGGTCCCCACGATCCACGATTACGTCTCCATCGCGGCGGAAACCGTTCTGGGGCACACGGACGAGTTTCGGGAGGCCGCGAAATCGCCCCGGGCCGATAAAGTCGTCCTGCTGGCAGCTCAGGCCCTCGCCCTTACCGGCTGGGACCTGGCAACGGACGAGGCTCTGCGGGCTCAGGCCCGGAAGGAATTCGAGGAAAACGCGGCTCCAAACCGCTGCTGACGAGCATCTCCGTCGTTTTTTGTTCTGACGGACCTTCTTGACGCGTTTTAAAACGAATGTTACTATTTTTAAAAATTCAGAGACAACACAACAGGTTAGACAGAAAAGTCAGGATAGAAAAAGAAAAGCGTGGAAATGAGCGGAATCGTGTCGAGCGTTGGCCGCGGCGCCGAAACCGGTCGTGGACCGTCAGGAAAGGAGGGAACCCTCGTCGCCGCGTGAACGGACGGTATGTTTTTCCAGAGACGGAGAATGTGCTTTTTCAGAGAGGGAGGAGTTCTTATGTGGGGCAAGGTTCCTATTCTCAAAACGATTCACAAGGTTCCGGGCGGTTTGATGGTGGTGTTTCTGGTGCTGGGGTGTCTGGTCAACACCTTTGCGCCGCAGTCTCTGATGATCGGAAGCTTCACGACATTTCTTTTCAAACAGGGAGCCATGCCCCTGATCGCGGTGCTGCTTTTCTGCAGCGGAGCTCAAATTACCGTCAGGACGGCAGGAGTCGCCCTGTGGAAGGGAATCGTTCTCAACACCAGCAAGGTTCTGCTGGGGGTCATTCCGGCCCTCATCGTGGGAAAGTTCGTGGGGCAGCACTCGACCTGGCTGGGGCTTACGCCTCTGGCGATGATCTCCGCCATGTCCAACTCCAACGGCGGGCTGTTCGCGGCCCTGGCTTCCCGTTATGGCGACGACTCGGACGTGGGAGCGGTGGCGGTGCTCTCCAGCAACGACGGTCCCTTCTTCGAGATGGCCTTCATGGCGGGGACGGGGCTGGCCAACATCCCCTGGATCACCCTGTGGGCGGTGGTCGTTCCCATTCTTATCGGAATGCTCCTGGGCAACCTGGACGACGATATTCGCGACTTCCTCAAACCGGGCGTCATGCTTTCCATCCCCTTCTTCGCCTTCCCGCTGGGGGCGGGGCTCAGCCTGAAGCAGCTTGTGGAGGCGGGGCTGCCCGGGATTCTGCTGGGGCTTTTGACGCTGGTGGTCACGGGGGTCGGCAGTTATTTCGTCTATAAGATCTTCGTCCCCAAATCCATGCGCAAAAGCGCCGCGGTTGGCGCGGGTGTAGGGACGAGCGCGGGCAACGCGGCCGCCACGCCGGCGGCTTTTGCGGCGGTGGATCCGTCCTTCGCCTCCTACGCGCCCATCGCTACGGCTCAGGTGGGAGCTTCCATCGTCATCACGGCCATTCTCTGCCCCCTGCTGGTGGACTACCTGTCGAGGCGGGAAGCGAAAAAGGCGGGTCTGGATGCGGCGGCCGGCGGCCCCGGAATCAAGGACATCGGCACCAATTTGTAAAGTTCTTCATCCTTTCGTTTCAAAGACCTTCCGTTTCAAAGGGTCTGGTTGCATACGACAATCCCCGGCAGACGACGGTTTCGCGTGCCGGGGATTTCCATCACACTTTTTCAGATAAGGAGAATCAGCGCCTGTAAAAACAAAAACCTTTTCCTTTTGGAATTTGCCTCGCTTGACCATTACAACTGCCTCTATCTCGGTAACTGCCCGGAAGAAGAACAGAGCCTCTCTGCCCTGAATCACCCTTGAAAAAAT
This sequence is a window from Synergistaceae bacterium. Protein-coding genes within it:
- a CDS encoding M20 family metallopeptidase, with translation MNQEGKRIVEDALEVAREALLKLSHDIHSNPELGFEEHKAAQWQVEFLKERGFTVEIPYCGLATAYRASRSFGSGKPRIAFMAEYDALAGAGHACGHNIIASSALGAGIALAQALSEAKVDGEVLVIGTPGEEGQGGKVHLVEKGAFDDVDFALMMHPSTQNVIGRGALAAQGVTARYRGRAVHSASPEKGINALTSLIALFNGIDALRQVWPDTGRCNGIVTSGGTASNIVPELAEGRFTVRAGTKLELTAMVEGIRRAAQSAAALTGAELTFETAPLFAERYPNMTMGERFKVHLEEQGESVMYPNPKARVGSSDVGNVSMVVPTIHDYVSIAAETVLGHTDEFREAAKSPRADKVVLLAAQALALTGWDLATDEALRAQARKEFEENAAPNRC
- a CDS encoding 2-keto-3-deoxygluconate permease encodes the protein MWGKVPILKTIHKVPGGLMVVFLVLGCLVNTFAPQSLMIGSFTTFLFKQGAMPLIAVLLFCSGAQITVRTAGVALWKGIVLNTSKVLLGVIPALIVGKFVGQHSTWLGLTPLAMISAMSNSNGGLFAALASRYGDDSDVGAVAVLSSNDGPFFEMAFMAGTGLANIPWITLWAVVVPILIGMLLGNLDDDIRDFLKPGVMLSIPFFAFPLGAGLSLKQLVEAGLPGILLGLLTLVVTGVGSYFVYKIFVPKSMRKSAAVGAGVGTSAGNAAATPAAFAAVDPSFASYAPIATAQVGASIVITAILCPLLVDYLSRREAKKAGLDAAAGGPGIKDIGTNL